CCTCGATCTACTCGTAATGGCTCCACATTCGAATCACCTTGACCACCCACTCCTCCTCTATTACCTGGTAGACGAGACGATGCTGGATGTTGATGCGGCGTGAATAGGCTCCGGAAAGGTCACCTATAAGTTTCTCGAAAGGCGGGGG
The bacterium BMS3Abin14 genome window above contains:
- a CDS encoding plasmid encoded toxin Txe, which gives rise to MTWRLVYTRQAQKDARKLVSSGLKGQAADLLKIIGEDPYRTPPPFEKLIGDLSGAYSRRINIQHRLVYQVIEEEWVVKVIRMWSHYE